In one window of Nocardiopsis aegyptia DNA:
- a CDS encoding AMP-binding protein has product MGVGLTSGTERSGRHLPRRDDPIGSLTGGLCERLRLRPTRGGSIRGAGRRVDALTFAATVERAAAGLSRRGLCLGDVVGVLAPVSPDRFTATYTVMAVGGRALPLSTESDLDTQCAVLAETDARLLLVSADLATTALELAEHSRVRQVIAFGGALGTTPFDDLLQPSPDGNGYNPTRGLFDNGILGYDRTPEGILTTLYPHSDLMARFTDLRGRLELTADDVVAVDERGDEPTRAALVALALWTGACVVCGTGSPAPEGRQVTVRCAPEPVRVAHPRAEGMC; this is encoded by the coding sequence ATGGGGGTTGGGCTGACTTCAGGAACCGAGCGGTCGGGGCGCCACCTGCCGCGCAGGGACGACCCGATCGGATCGCTGACCGGGGGCCTGTGCGAGCGGCTGCGGTTGCGGCCGACCAGAGGGGGATCGATCCGGGGCGCCGGCCGCCGGGTGGACGCGCTGACGTTCGCCGCGACGGTGGAGCGGGCCGCCGCCGGGTTGAGCCGCAGGGGCCTGTGCCTGGGCGACGTCGTGGGCGTGCTCGCCCCGGTCTCCCCGGACCGGTTCACGGCCACGTACACGGTGATGGCCGTGGGCGGCCGGGCGCTCCCGCTGTCCACGGAGTCCGACCTCGACACCCAGTGCGCTGTGCTCGCCGAGACCGACGCCCGGCTGCTGCTGGTGAGCGCGGACCTGGCGACGACCGCGCTGGAGCTGGCGGAGCACTCGCGCGTGCGGCAGGTGATCGCCTTCGGCGGCGCCCTGGGGACGACGCCCTTCGACGACCTGTTGCAGCCGAGCCCGGACGGCAACGGCTACAACCCCACCCGGGGGCTGTTCGACAACGGCATCCTGGGCTACGACCGCACCCCCGAGGGGATCCTGACGACCCTCTACCCGCACAGTGACCTCATGGCCCGCTTCACCGACCTGCGCGGACGGCTGGAGCTGACCGCCGACGACGTCGTCGCGGTGGACGAGCGGGGCGACGAGCCCACTCGTGCGGCCCTGGTGGCGCTGGCGCTGTGGACGGGGGCGTGCGTGGTGTGCGGCACCGGCTCGCCGGCCCCCGAGGGCCGCCAGGTCACCGTGCGCTGCGCCCCCGAGCCGGTCCGCGTCGCCCACCCCCGCGCCGAAGGCATGTGCTGA